A single region of the Roseivivax sp. THAF197b genome encodes:
- the tolR gene encoding protein TolR has translation MGAGVTKSGGGGGTRRRRRRSGRAQPMSEINITPFVDVMLVLLIIFMVAAPLLTVGVPIELPKTAATALPSDNEEPLTVTIDAAGGVTIQTTEVARDELVARLRAIAEERSDDRVYLRADGAVPYETVAQIMGALNAGGFSSIGLVTDIGGPALNAQGN, from the coding sequence ATGGGCGCAGGTGTCACCAAATCGGGCGGAGGCGGCGGGACGCGGCGCAGACGGCGTCGTTCCGGCCGCGCCCAGCCCATGTCGGAGATCAACATTACGCCCTTCGTGGACGTCATGCTGGTGCTTCTCATCATCTTCATGGTCGCCGCACCGCTTCTGACCGTGGGCGTGCCGATCGAATTGCCGAAGACCGCGGCCACGGCGCTGCCGTCGGATAACGAGGAGCCGCTGACCGTCACCATCGATGCGGCAGGCGGGGTCACGATCCAGACCACGGAAGTGGCCCGCGACGAGCTGGTCGCGCGCCTGCGCGCCATTGCGGAGGAACGCAGCGACGATCGGGTCTACCTGCGCGCGGATGGCGCGGTGCCTTACGAGACCGTCGCGCAGATCATGGGCGCGCTCAACGCGGGCGGCTTCTCGTCCATCGGGCTTGTCACCGATATCGGCGGGCCTGCGCTGAACGCCCAGGGCAATTGA
- a CDS encoding MFS transporter, which produces MRIMPLADARTLPIWRRPVTLLFLMAIAMPLSFATWSALLNNFVIEAANFDGSDIGWLHTVREIPGFLAVGVIAVIIFMREQVLALVSLILLGVATAITAYFPSMGGILTITMLSSIGFHYYETVNQSLQLQWLPKAEAPRILGLLVAAASAATLVAYVAIVMTWEAFDLSYAFVYMASGGLTLVIVAYCWIAFPQFEAPNPQLKKFILRRRYWLYYALQFMSGARRQIFVVFAGFMMVEKFGFEVHEVTALYLINLIANMIFAPLMGRAVGHFGERNALAFEYVGLTLVFLAYGGLYWFGWGVMLAAFLYVIDHIFFALALALKTYFQKIADPGDIAPTAAVAFTINHIAAVFLPAALGYLWLVSPQAVFTLAAGMALTSLGLALMIPRHPEPGNETVFARLVAAPAE; this is translated from the coding sequence ATGAGGATCATGCCCCTTGCCGATGCCCGGACCCTGCCGATCTGGCGGCGCCCCGTGACGCTTCTGTTCCTGATGGCCATCGCCATGCCGCTGAGCTTCGCGACATGGTCGGCGCTCCTGAACAACTTCGTCATCGAGGCCGCGAATTTCGACGGCTCGGATATCGGCTGGCTGCACACGGTCCGCGAGATCCCCGGCTTCCTGGCCGTGGGCGTGATCGCCGTGATCATCTTCATGCGCGAACAGGTGCTGGCGCTGGTGTCGCTGATCCTTCTGGGCGTGGCGACCGCGATCACCGCCTATTTTCCTTCGATGGGCGGTATTCTGACGATCACGATGCTGTCCTCGATCGGGTTTCACTATTACGAGACGGTGAACCAGTCGCTGCAATTGCAATGGCTGCCCAAGGCCGAGGCGCCGCGCATCCTGGGCCTTCTGGTCGCCGCCGCCTCTGCCGCGACGCTGGTGGCGTACGTGGCCATCGTCATGACCTGGGAGGCCTTCGATCTCAGCTACGCCTTCGTCTACATGGCGTCGGGCGGGCTGACGCTGGTGATCGTCGCCTATTGCTGGATCGCCTTCCCGCAATTCGAAGCGCCCAATCCGCAATTGAAGAAGTTCATCCTGCGCCGCCGCTACTGGCTCTATTACGCGCTGCAATTCATGTCCGGCGCGCGGCGGCAGATCTTTGTGGTCTTTGCGGGCTTCATGATGGTCGAGAAGTTCGGCTTCGAGGTGCACGAGGTCACGGCGCTTTATCTCATCAACCTCATTGCCAACATGATCTTCGCGCCGCTCATGGGCCGCGCCGTGGGGCATTTCGGCGAACGCAACGCGCTGGCATTCGAATATGTCGGCCTGACGCTCGTCTTTCTGGCCTATGGCGGGCTTTACTGGTTCGGCTGGGGCGTGATGCTGGCCGCGTTCCTTTACGTGATCGATCACATCTTCTTCGCCCTCGCGCTGGCCCTGAAGACCTATTTCCAGAAAATCGCCGATCCGGGGGACATCGCGCCCACGGCGGCCGTGGCCTTCACGATCAACCATATCGCGGCGGTCTTCCTGCCGGCGGCGCTGGGCTATCTTTGGCTTGTCTCGCCGCAGGCGGTGTTCACGCTGGCGGCAGGCATGGCGCTGACTTCGCTGGGCCTTGCGCTGATGATCCCGCGCCATCCCGAACCGGGCAACGAGACGGTGTTCGCCCGCCTCGTCGCGGCCCCCGCCGAATGA
- the ruvA gene encoding Holliday junction branch migration protein RuvA yields the protein MIGRIAGRVEYKGDDHVLVDVRGVGYIVYCSDRTLAQVPRPGEAVALFTDLLVREDILQLFGFLSLVEKEWHRLLMSVQGVGAKASLAILGTLGPDGVSRAIALGDWNAVKAAKGIGPKTAQRVVNELKDKAPTVMAMGVAAAPVSAGDDAVIDPDDAGAAPRAIPAAAPPNASAQSEALSALGNLGYNPGEAASAVAQAASDTPDAETSTLIRAALKLLAPKP from the coding sequence ATGATCGGACGCATCGCCGGACGGGTGGAATACAAGGGCGACGATCACGTGCTCGTCGATGTGCGCGGGGTCGGCTACATTGTCTATTGCTCGGATCGCACGCTCGCGCAGGTGCCCCGTCCCGGAGAGGCGGTGGCGCTCTTCACCGATCTCCTCGTGCGCGAAGATATCCTGCAGCTGTTCGGCTTTCTGAGCCTCGTGGAAAAGGAATGGCACCGGCTGTTAATGTCCGTGCAGGGCGTCGGCGCGAAGGCCTCGCTCGCCATCCTCGGCACGCTCGGACCCGACGGGGTGAGCCGCGCCATCGCCCTGGGCGACTGGAACGCCGTGAAGGCCGCCAAGGGCATCGGTCCCAAGACCGCGCAACGCGTGGTAAACGAACTCAAGGACAAGGCGCCCACGGTAATGGCCATGGGGGTCGCCGCCGCACCGGTCAGCGCGGGCGATGATGCGGTGATCGATCCCGACGATGCGGGCGCTGCGCCCCGCGCCATACCTGCCGCGGCTCCGCCCAACGCCTCCGCCCAGTCCGAAGCGCTCTCTGCGCTTGGAAATCTCGGCTACAATCCGGGCGAGGCGGCCAGCGCTGTGGCCCAGGCCGCGTCTGACACGCCGGATGCGGAGACGAGCACGCTCATTCGCGCCGCGCTCAAGCTCCTGGCGCCGAAACCATGA
- the ybgC gene encoding tol-pal system-associated acyl-CoA thioesterase, producing MPHTFPVRVYYEDTDMAGIVYYANYLRYIERARSDWVRDLGIDQNAMREEDGVVFVVRRVEADYIAPARFDDALEVRTVTRSVTGVKLMMGQEVWRDETLLFRAEVLVVCVGANGQPARLPANIRQKLPKSSA from the coding sequence ATGCCCCACACCTTTCCCGTGCGCGTCTATTACGAAGACACCGACATGGCGGGCATCGTCTATTACGCCAATTATCTGCGCTATATCGAACGCGCCCGCTCTGACTGGGTGCGCGATCTGGGCATCGACCAGAACGCGATGCGCGAAGAGGACGGGGTGGTCTTCGTCGTCCGCCGGGTCGAGGCCGATTACATCGCGCCTGCGCGCTTCGACGACGCGCTCGAGGTGCGCACCGTCACCCGGTCCGTCACCGGCGTGAAGCTGATGATGGGCCAGGAGGTCTGGCGCGACGAGACGCTGCTCTTCCGCGCCGAAGTTCTCGTCGTCTGCGTCGGCGCGAACGGCCAGCCCGCCCGTCTACCGGCAAATATCCGCCAAAAGCTGCCGAAAAGTTCCGCCTGA
- a CDS encoding DUF1127 domain-containing protein has protein sequence MTLLDTHNPLMGPVGMANRIGSVFVTATAAATDWNDRRVTRRALSQLSDRELDDIGLIRADIERASRIKR, from the coding sequence ATGACCCTCCTCGACACGCATAACCCGCTCATGGGCCCCGTTGGCATGGCCAACCGGATCGGCTCCGTCTTCGTCACCGCCACCGCGGCCGCCACCGACTGGAATGACCGCCGCGTCACGCGTCGCGCGCTTTCGCAACTCTCGGACCGCGAACTGGACGATATCGGCCTGATCCGCGCGGATATCGAGCGCGCAAGCCGCATCAAGCGCTGA
- a CDS encoding 50S ribosomal protein L11 methyltransferase encodes MTTFTAFTTLPGKDQGEALGEALEDLEPAPTGVGVFEIEDGSGLWEVGGYFEAPPPEMELDLLAAAYGAKPFVISELPETDWVAKVRRDLSPVAAGRFFVYGSHDADKVPERSEPLLIEAAMAFGTGHHGTTLGCLRALDRLIEAGEVKQNTIDVGCGTAVLAMAAARIWPETALASDIDAVAVEVAEANVRANDLTGRVRCLEAVGFDHPEIAKAAPFDLVFANILMAPLIELAPEMARHSAPGAHAILSGILNEQADEVETVYLQNGYKRVHREEIKEWTTLTLKRS; translated from the coding sequence ATGACCACCTTCACCGCTTTCACGACGCTGCCCGGCAAGGATCAGGGCGAGGCGCTGGGCGAAGCGCTCGAGGATCTCGAGCCCGCGCCCACCGGTGTCGGCGTCTTCGAGATCGAGGACGGATCGGGCCTGTGGGAGGTGGGCGGCTATTTCGAGGCGCCGCCGCCCGAGATGGAGCTGGACCTCCTCGCCGCCGCCTATGGCGCGAAGCCCTTCGTGATCTCCGAACTGCCCGAGACCGATTGGGTGGCGAAGGTCCGCCGCGATCTCTCGCCCGTCGCCGCGGGGCGCTTCTTCGTCTATGGCAGCCACGATGCGGACAAGGTGCCCGAAAGGTCGGAGCCCCTGCTGATCGAGGCGGCGATGGCCTTTGGCACGGGCCATCACGGCACGACGCTGGGCTGCCTCCGCGCGCTCGACCGGCTGATCGAAGCGGGCGAGGTCAAGCAAAACACCATCGACGTCGGTTGCGGCACCGCCGTTCTGGCCATGGCGGCCGCGCGGATCTGGCCCGAGACGGCGCTCGCCTCCGATATCGACGCGGTTGCGGTGGAGGTGGCAGAAGCCAATGTCCGCGCCAATGATCTGACGGGCCGGGTCCGCTGCCTCGAGGCGGTGGGCTTCGATCACCCCGAGATCGCCAAGGCGGCCCCCTTCGATCTGGTCTTCGCCAATATCCTGATGGCGCCCCTGATCGAACTGGCCCCAGAGATGGCGCGCCACTCGGCGCCCGGCGCGCATGCGATCCTGTCCGGCATCCTGAACGAGCAGGCCGACGAGGTGGAAACGGTTTACCTCCAGAACGGGTACAAACGCGTGCACCGCGAGGAAATCAAGGAATGGACAACACTTACGCTCAAACGCAGCTGA
- a CDS encoding YeeE/YedE family protein: MDLIALVDRIGEGPTAALFGLLTGLVFGIAAQRSRFCLRAAVAEFADGQLGDRVAVWLLTFSTALVWVQGARALGLFDSSQARMMAVPGSWSGAIIGGALFGVGMILARGCSGRLLVLAATGNLRSVISGLIFAVVAQMSLSGWLAPLRDTLARAWVTEGGRNLDLLIAAGLPDGAGLALGCAIALVALELSRRQRIGARRLVFASGVGFAVALGYGLTYALSMIAFEPVSVTSATFTGPSAHTLMFFLERGAVLGFDVGLVPGVFLGAFLAAAYAGELRIQGFDGPTPLRRAMIGAGLMGFGGMLAGGCAIGAGVTGGAIFAGTAWVALSAMWAGGMVTHLMLKDRPAAATA, encoded by the coding sequence ATGGACCTCATCGCACTTGTCGACCGGATCGGAGAGGGGCCGACGGCCGCGCTGTTCGGCCTTCTGACCGGGCTTGTCTTCGGCATTGCAGCACAGCGGTCGCGGTTCTGCCTGCGCGCCGCGGTGGCCGAATTCGCCGACGGGCAGCTTGGCGACCGGGTGGCGGTCTGGCTGCTGACCTTCTCGACCGCGCTGGTCTGGGTGCAGGGCGCGCGGGCCCTGGGGCTGTTCGACTCATCGCAAGCCCGCATGATGGCCGTGCCCGGCAGCTGGTCCGGCGCGATCATCGGCGGCGCGCTTTTCGGCGTGGGCATGATCCTCGCCCGCGGCTGTTCGGGCCGCCTGCTGGTCCTCGCGGCCACGGGCAACCTGCGCTCCGTTATCTCGGGACTGATCTTCGCCGTGGTGGCGCAAATGAGCCTGTCGGGATGGCTGGCCCCCTTGCGCGACACGCTCGCCCGCGCCTGGGTGACGGAGGGTGGCCGCAATCTAGATCTGCTGATTGCCGCGGGCCTGCCCGACGGCGCGGGGCTTGCGCTTGGATGTGCCATCGCGCTCGTCGCGCTGGAGCTGTCGCGCCGTCAGCGCATCGGGGCGCGGCGTCTGGTCTTCGCTTCGGGCGTGGGTTTCGCGGTCGCGCTTGGCTACGGGCTGACCTATGCGCTGTCGATGATCGCCTTTGAGCCGGTCAGCGTCACGTCGGCCACCTTTACCGGCCCGTCGGCCCATACGCTGATGTTCTTTCTGGAGCGCGGGGCGGTGCTCGGCTTCGATGTGGGCCTCGTGCCCGGCGTCTTTCTGGGCGCCTTCCTCGCGGCGGCTTATGCGGGCGAGCTGCGGATCCAGGGCTTCGACGGCCCGACGCCGCTGCGTCGCGCGATGATCGGCGCGGGGCTGATGGGCTTCGGAGGCATGCTGGCCGGGGGCTGCGCCATCGGCGCGGGCGTGACCGGCGGGGCGATCTTCGCAGGCACCGCCTGGGTCGCGCTCAGCGCGATGTGGGCGGGCGGCATGGTCACGCATCTGATGCTGAAAGACCGCCCGGCTGCCGCCACGGCATGA
- a CDS encoding cupin domain-containing protein: MAYADTMPSEFAEAYLDALPVIANADHAPIEGGEDPAFGTVRWRTLFSADRTKTSGMTLGVAEFGPGGTLLPHRHGPAEFYFGLAGQGIVTIDGVAHDLSPGVAIFIPAEAEHDTVAGAEGLRFLYGFAKDRFSDVDYRFTAASGGMTAI; the protein is encoded by the coding sequence ATGGCTTACGCAGACACCATGCCGAGCGAATTTGCCGAGGCGTATCTCGACGCGCTTCCCGTGATTGCGAATGCGGACCACGCCCCCATCGAGGGCGGCGAGGATCCGGCCTTCGGCACGGTCCGGTGGCGCACGCTCTTCTCGGCGGATCGGACGAAAACCTCCGGCATGACGCTGGGCGTGGCTGAATTCGGCCCCGGCGGCACGCTTCTGCCGCATCGGCACGGCCCGGCAGAGTTCTATTTCGGCCTCGCGGGGCAGGGCATCGTCACCATCGACGGCGTGGCGCATGACCTCTCGCCCGGGGTGGCGATCTTCATCCCCGCCGAGGCGGAGCATGACACCGTGGCGGGGGCCGAGGGTCTGCGCTTCCTTTACGGCTTCGCCAAGGACCGGTTTTCGGATGTCGATTACCGCTTCACGGCCGCGTCGGGCGGGATGACCGCGATCTGA
- the ruvB gene encoding Holliday junction branch migration DNA helicase RuvB — MTEPDPLLRAETGPEERDRALRPQVLDDFVGQAEARANLRVFLQSARSRGEAMDHTLFHGPPGLGKTTLAQIMARELGVNFRMTSGPVLAKAGDLAAILTNLEARDVLFIDEIHRLNPVVEEVLYPALEDFELDLVIGEGPAARTVRIELQPFTLVGATTRLGLLTTPLRDRFGIPTRLQFYTVEELEYIVARNAEKLGVAAHPDGAREIARRARGTPRIAGRLLRRVVDFAVVEGDGTITRALADNALTRLGVDSLGLDGADRRYLGLIAENYAGGPVGIETIAAALSEPRDAIEEVIEPYLLQQGLIQRTPRGRMLAQKGWSHLGLPAPRQPDQGALFD; from the coding sequence ATGACCGAGCCCGACCCCCTCCTGCGCGCCGAGACCGGCCCCGAGGAACGCGACCGCGCGCTGCGCCCGCAGGTGCTCGACGATTTCGTGGGCCAGGCCGAGGCGCGGGCGAATCTGCGCGTCTTCCTGCAATCGGCCCGGTCGCGGGGCGAGGCGATGGACCACACGCTCTTTCACGGCCCGCCCGGCCTCGGCAAGACGACGCTCGCGCAGATCATGGCGCGCGAGCTCGGCGTCAATTTCCGCATGACCTCCGGCCCGGTGCTGGCCAAGGCGGGCGATCTCGCGGCGATCCTGACCAATCTCGAAGCGCGCGATGTACTCTTCATCGACGAGATCCACCGTCTCAATCCGGTCGTCGAAGAGGTGCTCTACCCCGCGCTTGAGGATTTCGAGCTCGATCTCGTAATCGGCGAGGGCCCGGCGGCCCGCACCGTCCGGATCGAGTTGCAGCCCTTCACGCTGGTGGGTGCCACCACCCGGCTCGGGCTTCTGACAACGCCGCTGCGCGACCGCTTCGGCATCCCGACCCGGCTGCAATTCTACACGGTCGAGGAGCTGGAATACATCGTCGCCCGCAATGCCGAGAAACTGGGCGTCGCCGCCCATCCCGATGGCGCGCGCGAAATTGCCCGAAGGGCGCGGGGCACGCCCCGCATCGCGGGCAGGCTCCTGCGCCGGGTCGTCGATTTCGCCGTGGTCGAGGGCGACGGCACGATCACCCGGGCATTGGCAGACAACGCGCTGACACGGCTCGGCGTGGATAGCCTTGGCCTCGACGGGGCGGATCGGCGTTATCTCGGCCTCATCGCCGAGAATTACGCAGGCGGTCCCGTGGGGATCGAGACGATCGCCGCGGCCCTCTCGGAGCCCCGGGACGCGATCGAGGAGGTGATCGAGCCCTACCTTCTGCAACAAGGCCTGATCCAGCGCACCCCGCGCGGGCGGATGCTGGCGCAGAAAGGCTGGTCGCATCTGGGCCTGCCCGCGCCGCGGCAGCCGGACCAGGGCGCGCTCTTCGACTGA
- the tolQ gene encoding protein TolQ, giving the protein METETLALAQEIDFSMWALFARATFTVKLVMLALIVASFWSWSIIVQKIIAYRAARTEADRFDRAFWSGEPLDELFDQIGMEPKGRSERIFAAGMMEWRRSHRDDGNLIAGAQSRIDRSMDVAIQKEAEELQGGLGVLATVGSVTPFVGLFGTVWGIMHAFIEIAQQQNTSLAVVAPGIAEALLATGLGLLAAIPAVIFYNKLSADAERLIGGYEAFADEFSTILSRQLDG; this is encoded by the coding sequence ATGGAAACCGAAACTCTGGCGCTGGCGCAGGAGATTGATTTCTCCATGTGGGCGCTGTTCGCCCGCGCGACCTTCACCGTGAAACTCGTCATGCTGGCGCTCATCGTGGCCAGCTTCTGGTCATGGTCGATCATCGTCCAGAAGATCATCGCATATCGCGCGGCTCGCACCGAGGCCGACCGCTTCGACCGCGCCTTCTGGTCCGGGGAGCCGCTCGACGAGCTCTTCGATCAGATCGGCATGGAGCCCAAGGGCCGGTCCGAGCGCATCTTCGCCGCGGGCATGATGGAATGGCGCCGCTCGCATCGCGACGACGGCAACCTGATCGCTGGCGCGCAATCGCGCATCGACCGCTCGATGGATGTGGCCATCCAGAAGGAGGCCGAGGAATTGCAGGGCGGGCTGGGCGTTCTTGCGACCGTCGGATCGGTCACGCCCTTCGTCGGCCTTTTCGGGACGGTCTGGGGCATCATGCATGCCTTCATCGAGATCGCGCAGCAGCAAAACACATCGCTTGCCGTCGTGGCGCCGGGCATTGCCGAGGCGCTTCTGGCCACGGGGCTCGGCCTTCTGGCCGCGATCCCGGCGGTGATCTTCTACAACAAGCTCTCGGCCGATGCCGAACGGCTGATCGGCGGCTACGAGGCCTTCGCCGACGAGTTCTCCACCATCCTGTCGCGCCAGCTGGACGGCTGA
- a CDS encoding DMT family transporter yields the protein MDQERTTRLATAIVIATGTIWGFYWLPVRQLADLGIGGAWGTAAITLCATLCLLPVAFRQRARLLASDPVALASVALGGAAFALYSIGFNYGRVAIIILLFFLSPVWSTLIARYVFGWRTPRLRLVAIALGLAGLGTMLGAEGEWPLPRTTGEWMALASGIGWSLATTGLRMRPAVGAGEAAFLFAAGATLTALVMALVLPGAEEGATSLARWPMALGIAVVTGALWWAASMVGLIWASKQLDPARTGILLMAEVLIGSVSAALLAGEHLSPLEITGGALVLASGVLEVWPVKSQAERVTSRQRLR from the coding sequence ATGGATCAGGAACGGACAACGCGGCTTGCCACGGCAATCGTGATCGCGACCGGCACGATTTGGGGGTTCTACTGGCTGCCGGTGCGGCAACTGGCCGATCTTGGCATTGGCGGTGCCTGGGGCACGGCGGCGATCACGCTCTGCGCCACGCTTTGCCTGTTGCCGGTGGCGTTTCGGCAACGCGCGCGGCTTCTGGCCTCCGATCCCGTGGCGCTGGCCTCCGTGGCGCTGGGGGGTGCGGCTTTTGCCCTTTATTCCATCGGGTTCAATTACGGCCGCGTTGCGATCATCATCCTGCTTTTCTTCCTCAGCCCGGTCTGGAGCACGCTTATCGCGCGATACGTCTTTGGCTGGCGGACGCCGCGACTGCGGCTCGTGGCAATCGCGCTAGGACTTGCCGGGCTGGGCACTATGCTCGGCGCTGAGGGGGAATGGCCCCTGCCCCGCACGACAGGCGAATGGATGGCGCTGGCCTCGGGCATCGGCTGGTCGCTTGCCACGACCGGTCTGCGCATGCGTCCCGCCGTCGGCGCGGGCGAGGCCGCCTTCCTGTTTGCCGCGGGCGCGACCCTGACGGCCCTGGTGATGGCGCTGGTCTTGCCCGGGGCCGAGGAGGGCGCCACCAGCTTGGCCCGCTGGCCGATGGCGTTGGGCATTGCGGTCGTGACGGGGGCTCTGTGGTGGGCGGCATCCATGGTCGGGCTGATCTGGGCCAGCAAACAGCTCGACCCCGCACGCACCGGCATCCTGTTGATGGCCGAGGTCCTGATCGGCTCGGTCAGTGCCGCGCTGTTGGCGGGCGAGCACCTGTCGCCGCTGGAAATCACGGGCGGCGCGCTGGTTCTGGCCTCCGGTGTCCTGGAGGTCTGGCCGGTCAAATCGCAAGCCGAGCGCGTGACCTCGCGTCAGCGGCTCCGCTGA
- a CDS encoding sodium:solute symporter, protein MEGNASQAVQNAITSLDLWVLAVYFGIVIAIGVWVSRRTQSGEDLFLAGRSLTWGIVGFSLFASNISSTTLIGLTGAAYTTGIATSAYEWMAGIPLILLAFVFAPLFFRSRVTTIPEWLERRFDRRARLYFSAVTILLTVIVDTAGGLYAGGVVVRTFFPEIPIWQTAIGIGLFAGIYTASGGLKAVVYTDVLQAVVLIFGCAAMTYFLFSDLGFSWAQVQQAIPDADHLSLIQPRSDDILPWPGLFIGVPILGFWYWVTNQYIVQRVLGARDLREAQRGAILGGFLKIIPVFIMVLPGAMALAVIPDLPNSDMVFPTIATTILPAGLTGLVLAGLVAAIMSSVDSTLNSSSTLISHDFLGVEDKSPTEQRNIGRVTTLILMVVAILWAPFIDDMGGLWDYLQQAFSIVVPPVVAIFLLGALWKKGTGDAAFFTLAIGHAISLAVFVATQMGYWPLHYTANVGVMTLVSCVIFFLVSRAGTPRREEDLADVVWSPDMAFDALSDDAPLYANVKIWAVLLGLAMLGILIGFW, encoded by the coding sequence ATGGAAGGCAATGCGTCGCAAGCGGTGCAGAACGCGATCACCTCGCTCGATCTATGGGTTCTGGCGGTCTATTTCGGCATCGTCATCGCCATCGGCGTCTGGGTCAGCCGACGCACCCAAAGCGGCGAGGACCTGTTTCTCGCGGGCCGGTCGCTGACATGGGGCATCGTCGGCTTTTCGCTTTTTGCCTCGAACATCTCCTCGACGACGCTGATCGGCCTGACCGGCGCGGCCTACACCACGGGCATCGCGACCTCGGCCTATGAATGGATGGCGGGCATCCCGCTGATCCTTCTGGCCTTCGTTTTTGCGCCGCTCTTCTTCCGCTCGCGGGTGACGACGATCCCCGAATGGCTGGAACGGCGGTTCGACCGGCGCGCGCGGCTATATTTCTCCGCCGTGACCATCCTTCTGACGGTGATCGTGGACACCGCCGGCGGGCTTTACGCGGGCGGCGTCGTGGTGCGCACGTTCTTTCCGGAAATCCCGATCTGGCAGACGGCCATCGGAATCGGGCTCTTTGCCGGCATCTACACCGCGTCGGGCGGGCTCAAGGCGGTGGTCTATACCGACGTATTGCAGGCGGTGGTGCTGATCTTCGGCTGTGCCGCGATGACCTATTTCCTGTTCTCGGATCTCGGGTTTTCCTGGGCACAGGTGCAACAGGCCATCCCCGATGCCGACCACCTTTCGCTGATCCAGCCGCGCAGCGACGACATCCTGCCCTGGCCCGGGCTGTTCATCGGGGTCCCGATTCTGGGCTTCTGGTACTGGGTCACGAACCAGTACATCGTGCAGCGGGTCCTCGGGGCGCGCGATCTGCGCGAGGCGCAGCGCGGCGCGATCCTCGGCGGGTTTCTCAAGATCATCCCCGTGTTCATCATGGTCCTGCCGGGCGCGATGGCGCTGGCCGTGATCCCGGATCTGCCGAACTCCGACATGGTGTTTCCGACGATTGCCACGACGATCCTGCCCGCGGGGCTGACGGGGCTCGTGCTCGCGGGGCTTGTCGCCGCGATCATGTCGAGCGTCGATTCGACGCTCAATTCCTCGTCCACGCTCATCAGCCACGATTTCCTGGGCGTCGAGGACAAGTCGCCAACCGAGCAGCGCAATATCGGGCGGGTGACGACGCTTATCCTGATGGTCGTCGCCATCCTCTGGGCGCCGTTCATCGACGATATGGGCGGGCTGTGGGACTATCTGCAACAAGCCTTTTCGATCGTCGTGCCACCCGTCGTCGCGATCTTCCTTCTGGGCGCGCTGTGGAAGAAGGGCACGGGCGATGCGGCGTTTTTCACCCTCGCCATAGGGCACGCAATCTCGCTCGCCGTCTTCGTCGCGACGCAGATGGGCTACTGGCCGCTTCATTACACCGCGAATGTGGGCGTGATGACACTCGTGTCCTGCGTGATCTTCTTCCTCGTCAGCCGCGCGGGCACGCCCCGGCGGGAGGAGGATCTTGCCGATGTGGTCTGGTCGCCCGACATGGCCTTCGACGCGCTGTCGGACGACGCGCCGCTCTATGCCAACGTCAAGATCTGGGCGGTGCTTCTGGGCCTTGCGATGCTCGGCATCCTGATCGGCTTCTGGTGA
- the ruvC gene encoding crossover junction endodeoxyribonuclease RuvC: MVRVLGIDPGLRNLGWGVIDADGGRLRHVANGTCHSAPGDLAPRLLSLYRQLWEVVERYAPGTAAVEQTFVNKDAVATLKLGQARAIALLVPAQFGLEIGEYAPNKVKKTVVGVGHAHKQQIDHMVKMQLPGVTIESPDAADALAIAICHAHYSRAPELRVAGART, translated from the coding sequence GTGGTCAGGGTATTGGGAATCGATCCGGGATTGCGCAATCTCGGTTGGGGTGTGATCGACGCGGATGGCGGACGTCTGCGCCACGTGGCCAACGGCACGTGCCATTCCGCGCCGGGCGACTTGGCGCCGCGGCTCCTGTCGCTCTACCGTCAGCTCTGGGAGGTTGTGGAACGCTACGCGCCCGGCACCGCCGCGGTGGAGCAGACCTTCGTCAACAAGGATGCGGTCGCGACCCTGAAGCTCGGGCAGGCCCGCGCCATCGCCCTTCTGGTGCCCGCGCAATTCGGTCTGGAGATCGGGGAATATGCGCCCAACAAGGTCAAGAAAACGGTGGTGGGCGTGGGTCATGCCCACAAGCAGCAGATCGACCACATGGTGAAGATGCAGCTTCCGGGTGTGACCATCGAGTCTCCCGATGCCGCCGACGCCCTGGCCATCGCGATCTGCCACGCGCATTATTCCCGCGCGCCGGAATTGCGCGTTGCCGGAGCACGGACATGA